The genome window gaaacttaactggaccagccatataaatactgtggctacgagagcaggtcagaggctgggtattctgcggcgagtgactcacctcctgactccccaaagcctttccaccatctacaaggcacaagtcaggagtgtgatggaatactctccacttgcctggatgagtgcagctccaacaacactcaagaagctcgacaccatccaagataaagcagcccgcttgattggcaccccatccaccaccctaaacattcactcccttcaccaccggcgcactgtggctgcagtgtgtaccatccacaggatgcactgcagcaactcgccaaggcttcttcgacagcacctcccaaacccacgacctctaccacctagaaggacaagggcagcaggcgcatgggaacaacaccacctgcacgttcccctccaagtcacacaccatcccgacttggaaatatatcgccgttccttcattgtcgctgggtcaaaatcctggaactcccttcctaacagcactgtgggagaaccgtcaccacacggactgcagcggttcaagaaggcggctcaccaccaccttctcgagggcaattagggatgggcaataaatgccggccttgccagcgacgcccacatcccgtgaacgaataaaaaaaaataaagaaaaatcattAGCACTATTACACTAGCAGACTTCAAATCAGTCTGATTAATCCTTTCCTTACACCAGATCTCCATTTGAACTTAGGGGAGAAGGTGGCAAGCAAAAGAGCACAGTATATAACAAAGGCTTTCCCTTTTCCCTGACATTTCTCCTAACAAATGAGATTTAGGAAGTTGGAAGATGAAGTCCATAAAAGTGAATTCTATGCAGCATATCATGAAAAATGTCAAATAGCTAGTGGTCCTCATTTAACATGCTTACACTACCACCTAGTGGCTTTTATGGTGCCAACTTCAGGCAAGCCATGCAATGATGGCCCAATTAAGGACTTACTTCTAATAGTCTACAGTGCTTTAATCTGTAAGTGCAGAAGAGTCcgtgtactttttcacacaaagggtagtgtaaatctggaactctctcccccaaaaggctgtgaatgctgggacaagtggggcttttaagactgagatggatagatttttgataggtaaggagaacaaatgcGGTTGAGgggcagatcagctatgatctaattgaatggcagagcaggcttgaggggctgagtggcctactcctgttcctacgtttggTGTTTTGGTGTAATAAAATGAGGCCCATTCGTAGCATCCCTGTCACAAACTGGCTGAGATGCCCAAACCTAGTGCACACCAGATATCCAAACTGTGACTTCCCTGATCTGCATGGTTCAAGCCAATGCAAAGCAGGGAGGTGGTGCATTCACCAGGGGAGTGGACAGCAGAATTCATGAGTAGTGTTACTGGGTGGGTCTGCCACATAAACACAGTGCACCTCCTACCCTGCTgggaaaggtgggaaaatggcagCATCTCCTGCACAACAAAGATACCCATTATAAAAACATTGCATTTAATCAGAAAAAGATAGTTTGTAGAACGCTGTAAAGAAGAATTCTCTATTTAATTTACTATATTTATGAGTTTCAAACTTTCTGTCAAAGGAGCTTCTTGAGCTCAATAGATGTCCGACTGATCAGAACAATTCCCGTAACTGTACAAGGGAAATATTGCAGGTCCTTTTGAAATGGTAGTAATATTTTGCACTTGGTATGCAAGATCTAAATTCACTTATCACGTAGGGCTTTGCATGATTCAGTTTAAATGAGGAAGTAGCTACCACAAAAAACCTATGATACTAGCTGTTCACTTAGATCGGAGAGGAGTTCCAGGGAGCAAGGAATGGAGTTGAGTAACAATGGGACGGCTCAGTCGGTCACAGCAGAAAATGCAGTGGCCAGCATCATCCTCAGTTTGGCTTGTCTCGTCGGAGTCCCAGGGAACGCACTAGTCATCTGGATTATACTTTTCAGCATGAAGAGGCAGAGATCTCCCACCGTCATGTTGATCCTGAACTTGGCAATAGCTGATCTGTTTGTTCTGATCACCTTACCTCTGTGGATCTATGCTTTTGTGCATGGCTGGGCCTTTGGAGAAGCATTTTGCAAAATCCTGACCTACCTCGTTCATTGCAATGTATACGTAAGCGTCTTCCTCATCACGGTGATGAGTGTCGAGCGCTTCATGGCTGTTGTCTACCCGTTTGCCACGCAGCGATGGCGGAGAAACGAGGTTATTGTTAAGGTGGTGCTCGGTGTCTGGGTTTTGGCTTTTCTCTTTTCGGTTCCAGCGCTGATATACCAGGTGATGGGGATCGACGCTGAAGGGCGGCAGCAGTGTATGTGCCAGAAATTCGACTCCGATGAGCAAGAAATCTTGTGCACGGTGATGCAAGTCGTAGTTGCTTTCGTGATTCCCTTTTCAACGCTGTCTACTTGCTACC of Heptranchias perlo isolate sHepPer1 chromosome 16, sHepPer1.hap1, whole genome shotgun sequence contains these proteins:
- the LOC137333298 gene encoding leukotriene B4 receptor 1-like, which gives rise to MELSNNGTAQSVTAENAVASIILSLACLVGVPGNALVIWIILFSMKRQRSPTVMLILNLAIADLFVLITLPLWIYAFVHGWAFGEAFCKILTYLVHCNVYVSVFLITVMSVERFMAVVYPFATQRWRRNEVIVKVVLGVWVLAFLFSVPALIYQVMGIDAEGRQQCMCQKFDSDEQEILCTVMQVVVAFVIPFSTLSTCYLCIGRKIKRMTFKTQNRTGTVIGSVVIVFLICWVPHHIVNLVSIAALMTKSSNRTMSERLNEVYDIGVLVTGALAFLNSCINPVLYAFAARNIRREFRLSALARLFDQLTHSVKEESRKESTDTTRKDISVTMEEMHSVQHI